A window of the Brassica napus cultivar Da-Ae chromosome C5, Da-Ae, whole genome shotgun sequence genome harbors these coding sequences:
- the LOC106400941 gene encoding 7-hydroxymethyl chlorophyll a reductase, chloroplastic: MLKSNMVEAVVCVQSDPEDRLSPRPVLARTPEEVLAARGVKPTLSPNLNTLELIESSGVKRLLFCGVGCQVQALRSVEQHLNLEKLYVLGTNCVDNGTREGLDKFLKAASKEPETVLHYEFMQDYKVQLKHLDGHIEEVPYFSLPANDLVDVIAPSCYSCFDYTNALADLVIGYMGVPKYSGVNMTDHPQYITVRNERGKEMLSLVENLLEISPTISSGDRRPFVTETVKADDAAKFGQGPAQPAPLFVGNIIAFILSLVGPKGLEFARYSLDYHTIRNYLHVNRKWGKERANSHMPSYSKKIVEMYNKNGQIDQMLSKK, encoded by the exons ATGCTAAAATCCAACATGGTTGAGGCTGTTGTTTGTGTGCAAAG TGACCCTGAAGATAGATTGTCTCCAAGACCAGTATTAGCCAG AACACCTGAAGAAGTTTTGGCAGCAAGAGGCGTCAAACCAACTCTGTCTCCTAATCTGAATACTCTTGAACTAATCGAG TCTTCCGGAGTGAAGCGTCTTCTCTTTTGCGGTGTGGGTTGCCAAGTGCAAG CGTTGAGATCAGTGGAGCAGCATCTTAATCTTGAAAAGCTTTATGTTCTAGGCACTAATTGTG TGGACAATGGAACAAGGGAAGGACTTGACAAGTTTCTTAAAGCGGCTAGTAAGGAGCCAGAGACTGTTCTCCACTATGAGTTTATGCAAGATTACAAG GTCCAACTTAAACACCTGGACGGACACATTGAAGAG GTTCCCTATTTCTCTCTACCAGCAAACGATTTAGTTGATGTCATAGCTCCATCTTGTTATAG CTGCTTTGATTACACAAATGCATTAGCG GATTTGGTTATAGGCTATATGGGTGTTCCAAAGTATTCAGGTGTGAACATGACTGACCATCCGCAGTATATTACAGTGAG GAATGAGCGCGGGAAAGAAATGCTAAGCTTAGTAGAAAACCTTTTGGAGATCTCTCCAACAATCAGTAGC GGTGATCGGCGACCTTTTGTTACAGAGACCGTCAAGGCAGACGATGCTGCTAAGTTTG GTCAAGGTCCTGCTCAGCCGGCGCCACTATTTGTTGGAAACATTATAGCATTCATCTTAAGTTTG GTTGGTCCGAAGGGTCTAGAATTTGCTCGGTACTCATTGGATTACCATACCATCAGAAACTATTTGCACGTCAACCGAAAATGGGGAAAAGAAAG AGCCAACAGTCACATGCCTTCATATTCCAAAAAGATAGTAGAAATGTACAACAAGAACGGTCAGATAGATCAAATGCTCTCTAAGAAATGA
- the LOC106399876 gene encoding probable indole-3-pyruvate monooxygenase YUCCA3 has translation MHRNNNKKSLNISSMFQTFIPDSNIFSRRCIWVNGPVIVGAGPSGLAVAAGLKREGVPFIILERANCIASLWQNRTYDRLKLHLPKQFCQLPNFPFPEDYPEYPTKFQFIQYLEEYATHFDINPKYNETVQSAKYDETFGLWRVKTISKSGQLGSCEFEYICRWLVVATGENAEKVVPDFEGLEDFGGDVLHAGDYKSGGRYQGKKVLVVGCGNSGMEVSLDLYNHGANPSMVVRSSVHVLPREILGKSTFELGVTMMKWMPVWLADKTLLLLARIVLGNTDKYGLKRPNIGPLELKNKEGKTPVLDIGALPKIRAGKIKIVPGIIKFGRGMVELVDGRVLDIDSVILATGYRSNVPSWLKDNDFFSDDGIPKNPFPNGWKGEAGLYAVGFTRKGLFGASLDAMSVAHDIANRWKEESRQQKKTAAARHRRCISHF, from the exons ATGCATAGAAATAACAACAAGAAGTCTCTCAACATCTCGAGCATGTTCCAAACCTTCATCCCTGACAGCAACATTTTCTCCCGACGCTGCATTTGGGTCAACGGTCCCGTCATCGTCGGAGCTGGCCCATCGGGCTTAGCCGTAGCCGCGGGCTTGAAACGTGAAGGCGTACCGTTTATCATCCTCGAGCGAGCTAACTGTATCGCTTCCCTGTGGCAAAACAGAACGTACGAtcgtctcaagctccatctccCCAAACAGTTTTGCCAGCTACCAAACTTCCCCTTCCCTGAGGACTACCCTGAATACCCTACCAAGTTTCAGTTCATCCAGTACCTTGAGGAGTACGCAACGCACTTCGACATCAACCCTAAGTACAACGAGACGGTCCAGTCAGCTAAATACGACGAGACGTTCGGGCTGTGGAGGGTTAAGACCATTTCCAAGAGCGGGCAGCTAGGTTCTTGCGAGTTTGAGTATATCTGCAGGTGGCTTGTGGTGGCTACTGGTGAGAATGCTGAGAAAGTTGTGCCGGATTTCGAAGGTCTAGAGGACTTTGGCGGAGATGTTCTTCACGCCGGAGATTACAAGTCCGGTGGAAGGTACCAAGGGAAGAAAGTTCTGGTCGTTGGATGCGGAAACTCTGGAATGGAAGTCTCTCTAGATCTCTACAATCATGGAGCAAACCCATCAATGGTCGTTCGCAGCTCT GTTCATgtgttaccaagggagattCTTGGGAAGTCCACGTTCGAGCTAGGAGTCACGATGATGAAGTGGATGCCGGTATGGCTCGCGGACAAGACACTGCTCCTACTAGCTAGGATAGTGTTGGGGAATACCGACAAATACGGTCTGAAAAGACCGAATATCGGACCGTTAGAGCTGAAGAACAAGGAAGGTAAAACACCGGTTCTTGACATCGGGGCACTACCGAAAATCAGAGCGGGAAAGATCAAGATCGTCCCAGGGATCATAAAGTTCGGTCGAGGAATGGTTGAGTTAGTCGATGGACGTGTTCTTGATATTGATTCCGTTATTCTAGCTACTGGTTACAGAAGCAACGTCCCTTCATGGCTTAAG GACAATGACTTCTTTTCCGATGATGGGATACCGAAAAACCCGTTTCCAAACGGGTGGAAAGGAGAGGCGGGATTGTATGCGGTCGGGTTCACGAGAAAAGGATTGTTCGGCGCGTCGCTGGACGCGATGAGTGTGGCTCACGATATCGCAAACAGGTGGAAAGAAGAATCTAGGCAACAGAAGAAAACTGCTGCTGCTCGTCATCGTCGATGTATCTCACATTTCTAG